DNA from Mycobacterium bourgelatii:
TCGCGCTGCCACAGTCCGAGAAGGACGCCATCGCGATGGTTCGCAGTCCGCATTTCCGCGGCTACACCCGGTTAGGTGGGGAGCTCACCCAGGGGGAAGTGGACTGGCGCGAGCAGATCGACATCGGTCCCGAGCGCGCGCCGGTCGGCGGACCCGACAAGCCCGATTACCTGTGGTTGCAGGGCCCCAACCAGTGGCCGGCTGGCTTCCCAGAGCTACCCGGCGTCGTCGCAGAGTGGGATGCTGCCCTCGCCAAGGTGGCCCGGACCCTGTTGCGACATTGGGCGGCATCGTTGGGCAGCCCAGCGGATGTCTTCGACGCGGCATTCGCGGACACTCCCGCGACGTTGATCAAGATCGTGCGGTATCCGGCACGCGCGGCCAGTCCCCAGGGCGTCGGTGCGCACCGCGATTCCGGGGTGCTGACGTTGCTGTTGGCCGAGCCGGGCAGTCGCGGCTTGCAGGTGCGGCCGCCCGACACCGACGCCTGGGTCGACGTCGAGCCCATCCAGGGGGCGTTCGTCGTCAACATCGGCGAGCTGCTTGAGGTCGCGACGGGCGGGTACCTCAGGGCCACCGAGCATCGCGTGTCTCTGCACGAGGCGGCCGGCGAGCGCATCTCGGTTCCCTACTTCTTCAATCCCCGGTTGGACGCACAAATACCGGTGCTGACGCTGCCCGAGAGCCTCGCGGCCCGCGCGGTCAGCCGGGGTACGCGCGCCGACGACCCGTCGGACCCGATCTACTCCAGCTACGGTCGCAATGCCTGGAAAAGCCGGCTGCGCGCACACCCGGATGTGGCCTCCGCCCATGGGTATTCGGCAGGAAAAGCGGCAAGGTAGGGTCAGGGGAGAATCCCGTTCTCGTCTCAAGGGGCGATCAACTCCGTGAATTCGAACAGCAATCTGACGCCGTCGTCACTGCGCGAGGCTTTCGGTCACTTCCCCACCGGGGTGGTGGCCATCGCGGCCCAGGTCAATGGGGTACGCGAGGGGCTGGCGGCCAGCACCTTTGTCCCCGTGTCCCTGGAGCCACCGCTGGTGTCGTTTTGCGTCCAGAACACCTCGACGACCTGGCCGAAGCTGAAAAGTGTGCCGATGCTGGGTATCAGCGTGTTGGGCGAGGCCCACGACGCGGCGGCGCGCACCCTCGCGGCCAAGACCGGCGACAGGTTTGCAGGTCTAGAAACCGTGTCCAGCGAGACGGGCGCCGTCTTCATCAAGGGCACCGGGCTGTGGCTGGAGAGCGCAATCGAGCAACTGATTACGGCCGGTGACCACACCATCGTGGTGCTGAGGGTCAAGCACGTCACCGTCGATTCGAACGTCGCCCCGATCGTGTTCCACCGAAGCGAGTTTCGCCGACTCGGCGTCTAGGCTACGTCGGCGAACGCTGGCTCAGCTTCTCGCGAAGGCGTTGGATGCGCCGATCCATCTCGTCCGCATCGTCCTGACGGTTTTCCTTGCGTGCCAGTTCCGCACGGACTGAGAGTTCGTGGATCGCGTGTTTGATGTCGTCGATGCTGGTGGGATCTAGCATTCGGTTTGAGTACCCGGAGTCCCCGGGCTTAACGCACCTGAGCGCGCTGTCGAATCGGATCGGGAGAAACTAGAGCCGCCCAGCGGCTCGGTGGAGCCGCCGGGCAGCTGTTTCGTCTACCGGGGTTGATCGGTTGACCGGTTGTCCTGAGACTGAGCTCAGCGCCGGAACAGCTTGTTGCCCAGCCAGACGATCGGGTCGTACTTGCGGTCGGCGACCCGCTCTTTCATCGGGATCAACGCGTTGTCGGTGATCTTGATGTTCTCCGGGCACACCTCGGTGCAGCACTTGGTGATGTTGCAGTAGCCCAGGCCGTGCTCTTCCTGCGCCTGGTCGCGCCGGTCCAGGGTGTCCAGCGGATGCATCTCGAGCTCGGCGATCCGCATCAGGAAGCGTGGACCTGCGAAAGCCTGCTTGTTCTCCTCGTGGTCGCGGATCACGTGGCAGACGTTCTGACACAAGAAGCACTCGATGCACTTGCGGAACTCCTGCGACCGCTGCACATCCACCTGGGCCATCCGGTATTCGCCGGGCTGCAGGTCCTTGGGTGGGGTGAAAGACGGGATCTCGCGCGCCTTCTCGTAGTTGAACGACACGTCGGTCACCAGGTCACGGATCACCGGGAACGTCCGGATCGGAGTGACCGTCACGACCTCGTCCTCGGCGAACGTCGACATCCGGGTCATGCACATCAGCCGCGGCCTGCCGTTGATCTCCGCCGAACACGACCCACACTTGCCGGCCTTGCAGTTCCAGCGCACCGCGAGGTCGGGCGACTGCGTCTGCTGCAAGCGGTGGATGACGTCGAGCACCACCTCGCCCTCATTCACCTCGACGGTGAAATCTTCGAGCCCGCCGCCGCTTTCGTCGCCGCGCCAGACGCGCATGCTCGCGTTGTAGCCCATCACGCTCTCCGTTCGGAATGGTCGGCCAGCTCTTCGGCGGTGTAGTACTTCTCCAGCTCGGAGAGCTTGAACAGTTCCAACAGGTCCGGCCGCATCGGAATTTGCGGTTCGCGGGTGAGCTCCACCTGGGAACCGTCGCTGCTGTCCTTGGCGAGCCGGCACACCAGCAGGGTCTTGCGCCAGGACGGGTCCATGCCGGGGTGGTCGTCGCGGGTGTGACCGCCACGGCTTTCGGTGCGCTCCAGCGCCGCCTTGGCCACGCATTCGCTGACCAGCAGCATGTTGCGCAGGTCAACGGCCAGGTTCCAGGCGGGGTTGTAGCGGCGACCCCCTTCGACCGCCACTCGCTTGTACCGCTCCCGAAGTTCCTTCAGCTGCGCCAGCGCCTGGGTGATCTCGTCTTCCTTGCGGATGATGCCGACCAGGTCGTTCATCACGTGCTGGAGGTCTAGCTGCAGCGCATACGGGTTCTCCGGGGCGCCGTCGGTGGGCCCCTGGAACGGCTTGAGAGCCAGTTCGGCGGCGGCTTCGACGGCTGCCTGCGAGACCGAAGGCCGGCTGCTCAGCCCGCGCACGTAGTCGGCGGCGCCCAGGCCCGCGCGGCGACCGAAGACCAGCAGGTCAGACAGCGAGTTGCCGCCCAGCCGGTTGGACCCGTGCATGCCGCCCGAGCACTCGCCGGCGGCGAACAACCCGGGGACCTTGGCCGCACCGGTGTCGGCGTCGACCTCCACACCGCCCATCACGTAGTGGCAGGTGGGTCCGACTTCCATCGGCTCCTTGGTGATGTCGACCCCGGCGAGCTCCTTGAACTGGTGGTACATCGACGGCAACCGGCGCTTGATCTCCTCCGGCGTGAGCCGCGAAGCGATGTCCAGGTAGACACCCCCGTGCGGGCTGCCACGGCCGGCCTTCACCTCGGAGTTGATCGCGCGGGCGACCTCGTCGCGGGGCAGCAGATCCGGTGTGCGGCGGGCCGAGTCGTTGTCCTTGAGCCAGTCGTCGGCTTCCTTCTCGGTTTCGGCGTACTGGCCTTTGAACACCGGTGGGATGTAGCCGAACATGAAGCGCTCGTTGTTCGAGTTCTTCAGCACGCCGCCGTCGCCGCGGACGCCTTCGGTGACCAGGATCCCCTTGACGCTGGGCGGCCACACCATGCCCGTCGGGTGGAACTGGACGAACTCCATGTTGATCAAGGTCGCGCCGGCGCGCAGCGCCAACGCGTGGCCGTCGCCGGTGTACTCCCAGGAGTTCGAGGTCACCTTGAACGACTTGCCGATTCCGCCGGTGGCCAACACCACCGCGGGCGCCTCGAACAAGATGAAGTTGCCGCTTTCCCGCCAGTAGCCGAACGCCCCGGCGATCGCGTCACCGTCCTTGATCAGTTCGGTGATGGTGCACTCGGCGAACACCCTGATCCGGGCCTCGTAGTCACCGAACTCGGCGAAATCCTCTTGCTGCAGCGAGACGATCTTCTGCTGCATGGTGCGAATGAGTTCGAGTCCGGTGCGGTCGCCGACGTGCGCGAGCCGTGGATAGGTGTGTCCACCGAAGTTGCGCTGGCTGATCCGGCCGTCCTTGGTGCGGTCGAACAGTGCGCCGTAGGTCTCCAGCTCCCAGACGCGGTCGGGCGCCTCCTTGGCGTGCAGTTCGGCCATCCGCCAGTTGTTGAGGAACTTGCCGCCCCGCATGGTGTCGCCAAAGTGGGTTTGCCAGTTGTCTTTCGGGTTGGCGTTGCCCATGGATGCGGCGCAGCCGCCCTCGGCCATCACCGTGTGCGCCTTGCCGAACAACGACTTTGACACGACCGCGACCTTCAAGCCGCGCTCCCGCGCTTCGATGACCGCACGCAAACCCGCGCCGCCGGCACCGATCACGACTACGTCGTACGCGTGCCGCTCGACCTCAACCATGAAACCCTCGCTCGCTCAGCTATTTTCCTGCAATCGATAAGACGTGTGAATTGCCTTGGTGATCAGTAGAACCTGACGTCCAAAGCCGGGTTGATGGACACCAACATGACGTAGAAGTCGGTGAGCATCAGCGTGCCCAGCGTGATCCACGCA
Protein-coding regions in this window:
- a CDS encoding isopenicillin N synthase family dioxygenase; this translates as MTSVRRITTLPVVDLRAAPGQLRETLREAAHEVGFFYLVGHGVPDQLAAKVLAAARRLFALPQSEKDAIAMVRSPHFRGYTRLGGELTQGEVDWREQIDIGPERAPVGGPDKPDYLWLQGPNQWPAGFPELPGVVAEWDAALAKVARTLLRHWAASLGSPADVFDAAFADTPATLIKIVRYPARAASPQGVGAHRDSGVLTLLLAEPGSRGLQVRPPDTDAWVDVEPIQGAFVVNIGELLEVATGGYLRATEHRVSLHEAAGERISVPYFFNPRLDAQIPVLTLPESLAARAVSRGTRADDPSDPIYSSYGRNAWKSRLRAHPDVASAHGYSAGKAAR
- a CDS encoding flavin reductase family protein, translated to MNSNSNLTPSSLREAFGHFPTGVVAIAAQVNGVREGLAASTFVPVSLEPPLVSFCVQNTSTTWPKLKSVPMLGISVLGEAHDAAARTLAAKTGDRFAGLETVSSETGAVFIKGTGLWLESAIEQLITAGDHTIVVLRVKHVTVDSNVAPIVFHRSEFRRLGV
- a CDS encoding succinate dehydrogenase/fumarate reductase iron-sulfur subunit, giving the protein MGYNASMRVWRGDESGGGLEDFTVEVNEGEVVLDVIHRLQQTQSPDLAVRWNCKAGKCGSCSAEINGRPRLMCMTRMSTFAEDEVVTVTPIRTFPVIRDLVTDVSFNYEKAREIPSFTPPKDLQPGEYRMAQVDVQRSQEFRKCIECFLCQNVCHVIRDHEENKQAFAGPRFLMRIAELEMHPLDTLDRRDQAQEEHGLGYCNITKCCTEVCPENIKITDNALIPMKERVADRKYDPIVWLGNKLFRR
- a CDS encoding fumarate reductase/succinate dehydrogenase flavoprotein subunit — encoded protein: MVEVERHAYDVVVIGAGGAGLRAVIEARERGLKVAVVSKSLFGKAHTVMAEGGCAASMGNANPKDNWQTHFGDTMRGGKFLNNWRMAELHAKEAPDRVWELETYGALFDRTKDGRISQRNFGGHTYPRLAHVGDRTGLELIRTMQQKIVSLQQEDFAEFGDYEARIRVFAECTITELIKDGDAIAGAFGYWRESGNFILFEAPAVVLATGGIGKSFKVTSNSWEYTGDGHALALRAGATLINMEFVQFHPTGMVWPPSVKGILVTEGVRGDGGVLKNSNNERFMFGYIPPVFKGQYAETEKEADDWLKDNDSARRTPDLLPRDEVARAINSEVKAGRGSPHGGVYLDIASRLTPEEIKRRLPSMYHQFKELAGVDITKEPMEVGPTCHYVMGGVEVDADTGAAKVPGLFAAGECSGGMHGSNRLGGNSLSDLLVFGRRAGLGAADYVRGLSSRPSVSQAAVEAAAELALKPFQGPTDGAPENPYALQLDLQHVMNDLVGIIRKEDEITQALAQLKELRERYKRVAVEGGRRYNPAWNLAVDLRNMLLVSECVAKAALERTESRGGHTRDDHPGMDPSWRKTLLVCRLAKDSSDGSQVELTREPQIPMRPDLLELFKLSELEKYYTAEELADHSERRA